From the genome of Deinococcus sp. AJ005, one region includes:
- a CDS encoding MGMT family protein, with protein sequence MPGEPGTTGVSGEFQARILALVARIPPGRVMTYGQLALLAGHPGAARQAGHVMNGLMGGQDGAGADLPWQRVINAQGRVSTHKLGFGDLQERLLSAEGVSFDASGRCDLSARQWWPEEDRDAPPEALF encoded by the coding sequence ATGCCTGGAGAACCGGGGACCACCGGGGTCTCTGGCGAGTTCCAGGCGCGGATTCTGGCCCTGGTGGCACGCATTCCGCCGGGCCGGGTCATGACCTACGGCCAGTTGGCACTGCTGGCCGGGCATCCCGGCGCGGCGCGGCAGGCGGGCCATGTCATGAACGGCCTGATGGGCGGCCAGGACGGGGCGGGGGCCGATCTGCCGTGGCAGCGGGTCATCAACGCGCAGGGCCGTGTCAGCACCCACAAGCTGGGCTTTGGTGATCTTCAGGAGCGCCTGCTGAGTGCCGAGGGCGTGAGTTTCGACGCCTCCGGGCGCTGCGATCTGTCCGCACGTCAGTGGTGGCCCGAGGAAGACCGTGACGCCCCACCCGAGGCGCTGTTCTAG
- a CDS encoding c-type cytochrome — protein MNRTHPKRRRDPWVEGSLASWMAGVTLGAVLGITLLIATPRLMAAPGETAKAPTAAAQTAGASPSSSATPEMSGTEGTADTNAPTTETPADNQSSGGTLPAAQSPAVAENTTGDPAQQDTNGAAEPVAAGGTADAAPTPNAAKGDAAAGTTIFASNCAGCHGAGGGGGIGPSLVTDQGPKGWTLAQFTTVLREGKLPEGRELSAVMPRFADAQLSDTQIADVLAHIKTLN, from the coding sequence ATGAACCGAACGCACCCCAAGCGCCGCCGTGACCCCTGGGTCGAGGGCAGTCTGGCTTCCTGGATGGCGGGCGTGACCCTGGGCGCGGTCCTGGGGATCACCCTGCTGATCGCCACCCCCCGGCTGATGGCCGCCCCAGGCGAGACCGCCAAAGCGCCCACCGCCGCCGCGCAGACCGCCGGTGCTTCCCCCAGCAGCTCGGCCACCCCGGAGATGTCTGGCACCGAAGGAACCGCCGACACCAACGCTCCCACCACCGAAACCCCCGCCGACAACCAGAGCAGCGGCGGCACCTTGCCCGCCGCGCAGTCTCCCGCCGTGGCGGAAAATACCACTGGTGACCCAGCCCAGCAGGACACCAACGGGGCGGCAGAACCGGTGGCTGCGGGCGGCACGGCAGACGCCGCGCCCACCCCCAACGCCGCCAAGGGTGACGCTGCGGCGGGCACCACCATCTTCGCCAGCAACTGCGCGGGTTGCCACGGTGCGGGCGGCGGCGGCGGCATCGGCCCCAGCCTGGTCACCGATCAGGGGCCGAAAGGCTGGACACTGGCCCAGTTCACCACCGTGCTGCGTGAGGGCAAACTGCCCGAGGGCCGTGAACTGAGCGCCGTGATGCCCCGTTTCGCCGACGCCCAGCTCAGCGATACCCAGATCGCCGACGTGCTGGCCCACATCAAAACCCTGAACTGA
- a CDS encoding LysR family transcriptional regulator — MAMAEAFRVFVAIYRAGSVSGAARERHLTQPAVSAQLAALEARVGEALFIRTPRGVTPTERGKLLYAAVADAVDRLNNVARGLRVSRPILVDTPLRLGSTPEFLHGHVLPRLEGWEQPLHLSFGEARGLLERVEAGTLDAALVSVAVQGRALSERALAGVPYVLIGPPDWPAPEMPLGSLAGWLNARPWVSSSVELPVTRRFFLGVLGERFAARQMLVAPDLRAVVGAAEVGLGATLVPLFAVQDALERGRVRELWNVRPLIAPERWRMAYRVADEDRADLRALAGRLVQAG; from the coding sequence ATGGCAATGGCGGAGGCGTTCCGGGTGTTCGTGGCGATTTACCGGGCTGGCAGTGTCAGCGGCGCGGCCCGCGAGCGGCACCTGACCCAGCCTGCGGTCAGCGCCCAGTTGGCCGCACTGGAGGCCCGCGTGGGCGAGGCGCTGTTCATCCGCACGCCGCGCGGCGTGACGCCCACCGAACGTGGCAAGCTGCTGTATGCCGCCGTGGCGGACGCGGTGGACCGGCTGAACAACGTGGCCCGTGGCCTGCGCGTGTCACGCCCCATCCTGGTCGACACGCCGCTGCGGCTGGGCAGCACGCCGGAATTCCTGCACGGCCACGTTCTGCCGCGCCTGGAAGGCTGGGAACAGCCCCTGCACCTCAGCTTCGGCGAGGCGCGCGGTCTGCTGGAGCGCGTGGAGGCTGGAACGCTGGACGCCGCGCTGGTCAGCGTTGCGGTCCAGGGCCGCGCCCTGAGCGAGAGGGCACTGGCCGGGGTGCCATATGTCTTGATCGGCCCACCCGACTGGCCCGCGCCGGAGATGCCGCTGGGCAGTCTGGCGGGGTGGCTCAATGCCCGTCCCTGGGTCAGCTCCAGCGTGGAATTGCCTGTGACGCGGCGATTCTTTCTGGGTGTTCTGGGCGAGCGGTTCGCGGCCCGGCAGATGCTGGTGGCCCCCGATCTGCGCGCGGTGGTGGGCGCGGCAGAGGTGGGACTGGGGGCCACGCTGGTGCCGCTGTTCGCGGTGCAGGACGCCCTGGAACGGGGCCGCGTGCGCGAACTGTGGAATGTCCGCCCGCTGATCGCCCCCGAGCGCTGGCGCATGGCCTACCGCGTGGCCGACGAGGACCGGGCAGACCTGCGGGCGCTTGCTGGACGGCTGGTTCAGGCCGGATAG
- a CDS encoding class I SAM-dependent methyltransferase, whose product MSTSSSSNQFNAHASKYAASEVHRHGPSLPVLLDYSAPTPQDRALDVATGTGNTAHALAPFVKEVVGLDLAEGMLAHARQRAQDDVQTNASFVVGSAEDIPFPDASFTLVTSRHAPHHFLNLDRFLAEAFRVLEGGGRLVVADQISPTPAVQVWMDEYQTLRDPSHHAQRTVEAWRKLAQEAGFVWTPHTLVPYRLDFAWWTAQSGCTPETVERLRAHADALSESERQAAGLEYGGGELVAHHEQMMVVRLEKR is encoded by the coding sequence ATGTCCACTTCCTCGTCCAGCAATCAATTCAACGCCCACGCCAGCAAGTACGCCGCCAGCGAGGTCCACAGGCACGGCCCCAGCCTGCCCGTGCTACTGGACTACTCCGCACCCACACCGCAGGACCGCGCGCTGGATGTGGCGACGGGGACGGGCAATACGGCGCACGCCCTGGCTCCTTTCGTGAAGGAAGTCGTGGGCCTGGATCTGGCCGAGGGGATGCTGGCCCACGCCCGGCAACGCGCCCAGGACGACGTGCAGACTAACGCCAGCTTCGTGGTGGGCAGCGCTGAGGACATTCCCTTCCCCGACGCCTCTTTCACGCTGGTCACGTCGCGCCATGCCCCGCACCACTTTCTGAATCTGGACCGCTTTCTGGCCGAGGCGTTTCGCGTGCTGGAAGGCGGCGGGCGGCTGGTGGTGGCCGATCAAATCAGCCCCACCCCCGCCGTGCAAGTGTGGATGGACGAATACCAGACCCTGCGCGATCCTAGCCACCACGCCCAGCGCACCGTGGAGGCGTGGCGGAAGCTGGCGCAGGAGGCGGGCTTCGTGTGGACGCCGCATACGCTGGTCCCGTATCGCCTGGACTTCGCATGGTGGACGGCGCAGTCCGGTTGCACACCCGAAACTGTGGAACGCCTGCGTGCCCATGCCGACGCCCTGAGCGAGTCTGAACGGCAGGCGGCTGGGCTGGAATACGGCGGCGGCGAACTGGTGGCCCACCACGAGCAGATGATGGTGGTGCGGCTGGAGAAACGCTGA
- a CDS encoding MmcQ/YjbR family DNA-binding protein, whose amino-acid sequence MQTVAQLREACAWLACSQETFPFGPTTLVWKVGGKVYGLSDISADPLTLSLKVRPERGDDLRAAHAAIVPGYHLNKRHWVTLTLDGSLPDVLVGELLEGSHALVVAGLTRAARAELGLTSAP is encoded by the coding sequence ATGCAAACAGTGGCCCAACTGCGGGAGGCGTGCGCGTGGCTGGCCTGCTCGCAGGAAACCTTTCCCTTCGGCCCTACGACGCTGGTCTGGAAGGTGGGCGGTAAGGTCTATGGGTTGAGCGACATCTCGGCGGACCCGCTCACGCTGTCGCTCAAGGTGCGCCCTGAGCGGGGTGACGATCTGCGCGCCGCCCACGCGGCCATCGTTCCCGGCTACCATCTGAACAAACGCCACTGGGTCACGCTGACGCTGGACGGCAGCCTGCCGGATGTGCTGGTGGGCGAACTGCTGGAGGGCAGTCACGCGCTGGTGGTGGCAGGCCTGACACGGGCGGCGCGGGCGGAACTGGGCCTGACTTCAGCGCCGTGA
- a CDS encoding dienelactone hydrolase — translation MKRSALFLTLALLVPAAHAQLAASAPSQSIPGDARPDAPELSARGPYAVGVRTLKLTNPGQLDIVNAPKEGDVPRYDRPLTVEVWYPAQGDSGSGVTTYTDFLGSGPNDPKRPNTPFITLGRATRDAPPVAGKAPYPLVIVSHGYPGSRYLMTYLTENLASKGYIVVAIDHTDSTTADKAAFGSTLLNRAIDDNFVLGEMARLGAAGSGSPLSGLINADDTALVGYSMGGYGALNAAGAGYGPEMGPLIPGDALKVREVGNFKVDPRIKAVVAFAPWGGDAAVKSIGVNFGGKYGFWNDDGLAGLKVPTMFVVGSRDDVAFYEGGVKPLFENAVNAERYMLVYENASHNAAPNPPPAASINSFDDYMHYAEPAWDMGRLNNINQHFVTAFLDWKLKGKTEDAAYLNVPTPLSNDIKVSRNADGTPKADDTSWKGFKDRTARGMELYKMMPK, via the coding sequence ATGAAAAGATCAGCTCTGTTTTTGACCCTGGCCCTGCTCGTTCCCGCCGCCCACGCCCAACTGGCGGCCTCGGCCCCATCCCAGTCGATCCCTGGCGACGCCCGCCCCGACGCACCCGAGCTGAGCGCACGCGGCCCCTACGCGGTGGGCGTGCGGACGCTGAAGCTGACCAACCCCGGCCAACTGGACATCGTGAATGCGCCCAAGGAAGGCGACGTTCCCCGCTATGACCGCCCGCTCACCGTGGAGGTCTGGTATCCGGCGCAGGGCGACAGCGGTTCGGGCGTCACCACCTACACCGATTTTCTGGGCAGCGGCCCCAATGATCCCAAGCGCCCCAACACGCCGTTCATCACGCTGGGCCGCGCCACCCGCGACGCGCCGCCCGTGGCAGGCAAGGCCCCGTACCCGCTGGTGATCGTGTCTCACGGCTATCCGGGTAGCCGTTACCTGATGACCTACCTGACCGAGAATCTGGCGAGCAAGGGCTACATCGTGGTGGCCATCGATCATACCGACAGCACCACCGCCGACAAGGCCGCCTTTGGCAGCACGCTGCTGAACCGGGCGATAGACGACAACTTCGTGCTGGGCGAGATGGCCCGGCTGGGCGCGGCAGGCAGCGGCTCACCGCTGAGCGGCCTGATCAACGCCGACGATACCGCGCTGGTGGGCTACAGCATGGGCGGCTACGGCGCACTGAACGCGGCTGGAGCGGGTTACGGCCCGGAAATGGGGCCGTTGATTCCCGGCGACGCGCTCAAGGTGCGCGAGGTCGGCAATTTCAAGGTGGACCCGCGCATCAAGGCCGTGGTGGCCTTCGCGCCGTGGGGTGGCGACGCCGCCGTGAAGAGCATCGGCGTCAATTTTGGCGGCAAGTACGGTTTCTGGAACGACGACGGACTGGCTGGCCTGAAGGTCCCCACCATGTTCGTGGTGGGCAGCCGTGACGACGTGGCCTTCTACGAGGGCGGTGTGAAGCCGCTGTTTGAAAACGCCGTGAACGCCGAGCGCTACATGCTGGTCTACGAGAACGCCTCGCACAACGCCGCGCCCAACCCGCCCCCCGCCGCGTCCATCAACAGCTTCGACGACTACATGCACTACGCCGAACCCGCCTGGGACATGGGCCGCCTGAACAACATCAACCAGCATTTCGTGACGGCCTTCCTGGACTGGAAACTGAAGGGCAAGACGGAAGACGCCGCCTACCTGAACGTGCCCACCCCCCTGTCCAACGACATCAAGGTGAGCCGCAACGCCGATGGCACGCCGAAGGCCGACGACACCTCCTGGAAGGGCTTCAAGGACCGCACCGCGCGGGGAATGGAGCTGTACAAGATGATGCCCAAATAA
- a CDS encoding sulfurtransferase — MDSIDSGYVKDVLVNTDWVAQNLNTPGVRLIEVDEDILLYDTGHIPGAVKVDWQTDFWHPVERDFIGPDQVSELLGRLGIKEGDQIILYGDKSNWWASYAYWFLSYSGVQNLKLMNGGRQKWMAEERETSTDYPTIEATQYPQLTRDESLRAYRDEVRAHLESVQAGKGALVDVRSPDEFSGKVTHMANYPQEGVLRGGHIPGARSIPWAKATNEDGTFKSADELKELYAGEGVTPDKDVIAYCRIAERSSHSWFVLRELLGYPKVRNYDGSWTEWGNAVGMPIEKTYSEA; from the coding sequence ATGGACAGTATTGATTCGGGATATGTAAAAGATGTACTTGTCAACACCGACTGGGTGGCCCAGAACCTGAATACCCCCGGCGTCCGCCTGATTGAAGTGGACGAGGATATTTTGTTGTACGACACCGGCCACATCCCCGGCGCAGTCAAGGTGGACTGGCAGACCGACTTCTGGCATCCAGTGGAGCGCGACTTTATTGGCCCGGATCAGGTGTCGGAGTTGCTGGGACGTCTGGGAATCAAAGAGGGTGACCAGATCATCCTGTACGGCGATAAGAGCAACTGGTGGGCCTCCTACGCGTACTGGTTCCTGTCTTACAGCGGCGTGCAGAACCTCAAGCTGATGAACGGCGGACGTCAGAAATGGATGGCCGAGGAGCGCGAAACCAGTACCGATTACCCCACCATTGAGGCCACCCAGTATCCCCAACTGACCCGTGACGAGAGCCTGCGGGCCTACCGCGACGAGGTCCGGGCGCACCTGGAAAGCGTGCAGGCGGGCAAGGGCGCACTGGTGGATGTCCGCAGCCCCGACGAGTTTTCGGGCAAGGTCACGCACATGGCGAACTATCCGCAAGAAGGCGTGCTGCGCGGCGGCCACATTCCCGGCGCACGCAGCATTCCGTGGGCCAAGGCCACCAACGAGGACGGCACCTTTAAAAGCGCCGACGAGTTGAAGGAGCTGTATGCGGGTGAGGGCGTGACCCCCGATAAGGACGTCATCGCGTACTGCCGGATTGCCGAACGCAGCAGCCACAGTTGGTTTGTGCTGCGCGAGCTGCTGGGCTACCCCAAGGTCCGCAATTACGACGGAAGCTGGACCGAGTGGGGCAACGCGGTGGGCATGCCCATCGAGAAGACCTACAGCGAGGCGTAG
- a CDS encoding SufE family protein: MTSDPSSSAVLPDKLQGIVSMFKSAPKSLRLQALLEYSRKLPPLPAKYVEHPEFMQPVPECTSPFFLVTEQDGSGGVNMYFKVPEEAPTVRGYAGILHEALDGASPETILNIPDDFYMNMGLSELITPMRLRGMGAILMRLKNVVREGEKAES; encoded by the coding sequence ATGACCTCTGATCCTTCCTCCAGCGCTGTTCTCCCTGACAAGCTCCAGGGCATTGTGAGCATGTTCAAAAGTGCGCCCAAGTCGCTGCGCCTGCAAGCCCTGCTGGAATACAGCCGCAAGCTGCCGCCGCTGCCCGCCAAGTACGTGGAACACCCGGAATTCATGCAGCCGGTCCCCGAATGCACCAGCCCGTTCTTTCTGGTGACCGAGCAGGACGGGAGCGGCGGCGTCAACATGTATTTCAAGGTGCCCGAGGAAGCCCCCACCGTGCGCGGCTACGCGGGCATTCTGCATGAAGCGCTGGACGGGGCCTCGCCCGAGACCATCCTGAACATTCCCGACGACTTCTACATGAACATGGGCCTGTCCGAACTGATCACGCCGATGCGCCTGCGCGGCATGGGCGCGATCCTGATGCGCCTGAAGAACGTGGTGCGCGAGGGTGAGAAGGCGGAAAGCTAG
- a CDS encoding thymidylate synthase: MQPYLDLMRQILDHGAVKTDRTGTGTRSIFGAQMRFDLADGFPLVTTKKIHLKSVIHELLWFLSGSSNVGYLQDNGVKIWDEWADEQGELGPVYGVQWRNWPTPDGRHIDQIAQVVDQIRTNPDSRRLIVSAWNVGEIENMALPACHALFQFYVADGRLSCQLYQRSADVFLGVPFNIASYALLTMMVAQVCDLQPGDFVWTGGDCHLYSNHLEQAREQLTRNPRPLPTMHLNPDVKDLLDFKYADFKLTGYEPHPHIKATVAV; the protein is encoded by the coding sequence ATGCAGCCCTACCTCGACCTGATGCGGCAGATTCTGGACCACGGCGCGGTGAAAACAGACCGCACCGGCACGGGCACCCGCAGCATCTTTGGCGCGCAGATGCGCTTTGATCTGGCGGACGGCTTTCCACTGGTCACCACCAAGAAGATTCACCTGAAGTCCGTGATTCACGAATTGCTGTGGTTCTTATCGGGCAGCAGCAATGTGGGGTATTTGCAGGACAACGGCGTGAAAATCTGGGACGAGTGGGCGGATGAACAGGGCGAACTCGGCCCGGTGTATGGCGTGCAGTGGCGCAACTGGCCCACGCCGGACGGGCGGCACATCGACCAGATCGCGCAGGTGGTCGATCAGATCAGAACCAACCCCGATTCCCGCCGCCTGATCGTCAGCGCGTGGAATGTGGGCGAGATCGAAAACATGGCCCTGCCCGCGTGCCACGCGTTGTTTCAGTTCTACGTGGCCGATGGACGCCTGAGCTGTCAGCTCTACCAGCGCAGCGCAGATGTGTTTCTCGGCGTGCCGTTCAACATCGCTTCCTACGCCCTGCTGACCATGATGGTGGCGCAGGTCTGTGATTTGCAGCCAGGGGACTTCGTCTGGACGGGCGGCGACTGCCATCTGTACAGCAACCATCTGGAGCAGGCGCGCGAGCAACTGACGCGTAACCCCAGGCCGCTGCCCACCATGCACCTGAACCCGGACGTGAAAGACCTGCTGGACTTCAAATACGCGGACTTTAAGCTCACAGGCTACGAGCCGCACCCACACATTAAGGCGACGGTGGCCGTTTGA
- a CDS encoding dihydrofolate reductase, with product MTLHPKKSRVTFVVAMAENRVIGKDGDLPWRLPADLAHFKRLTVGKPVVMGRKVYDSIGRPLPDRQNIVLTRNPDFQAPGCIVVHSSGEALEAAAGPDIMIIGGEEIYRLYLPQVGRVELTLIHAEIGGDTFFPELPGQWTETARRERAADERNPYDLSFLTLERTPLP from the coding sequence TTGACCCTGCATCCAAAAAAATCACGCGTGACGTTCGTGGTGGCGATGGCCGAGAACCGCGTGATCGGTAAGGATGGCGACTTGCCGTGGCGTCTGCCCGCCGATCTGGCGCATTTCAAGCGGCTGACCGTGGGCAAGCCGGTGGTGATGGGCCGCAAGGTCTATGACTCGATTGGCAGGCCGCTGCCCGACAGACAGAACATCGTCCTGACGCGCAATCCAGACTTTCAGGCTCCCGGCTGTATCGTCGTCCACTCGTCAGGGGAAGCGTTAGAAGCCGCCGCTGGCCCAGACATCATGATTATCGGCGGCGAGGAGATTTACCGGCTGTATCTGCCACAGGTAGGGCGGGTGGAACTGACCCTGATCCATGCGGAGATCGGGGGCGATACCTTTTTCCCTGAACTGCCGGGCCAGTGGACGGAAACGGCGCGGCGTGAGCGGGCGGCAGATGAGCGCAACCCATATGACCTCAGTTTTCTGACGCTGGAGCGGACCCCTCTTCCATAA